Proteins encoded by one window of Campylobacter sp. CNRCH_2014_0184h:
- a CDS encoding AMIN domain-containing protein: MRIKFFILFLLSCVFLNAKDNPFDNNIEQKNTEFAKLSPFQRQDFNFNSDARILKNITITYINLDGSEEQTTLDIYKSINWHDTYSFIKTKSPNATPILDVSVTVPQKQGNKNSKTEENNTTLNIETPLFSGNIYNFISLGFYNNKINIKTQDKILRHLSIGDPTKIIIDFAKKQNFNTKTLQVNTAQVRKVVFGSHKGYYRLVIYLDGKYSYKYSHSENLHTFNYR, from the coding sequence ATGAGAATTAAATTTTTTATATTGTTTTTACTTTCTTGTGTATTTTTAAATGCAAAAGACAATCCTTTTGATAATAATATAGAACAAAAAAATACCGAATTTGCAAAACTTAGTCCTTTCCAAAGGCAAGATTTTAACTTTAATTCTGATGCGAGAATTTTAAAAAATATTACCATTACTTACATTAACCTTGATGGCTCTGAAGAACAAACCACTCTGGATATATACAAAAGTATTAACTGGCATGATACCTACTCATTTATAAAAACTAAAAGTCCAAATGCCACGCCTATACTTGATGTATCTGTAACCGTGCCACAAAAACAAGGAAATAAAAACTCAAAAACAGAAGAAAACAACACTACTTTAAACATAGAAACACCACTTTTTAGCGGAAATATTTATAATTTTATTTCTCTTGGTTTTTACAATAACAAAATTAATATCAAAACCCAGGATAAAATACTAAGACATCTTTCTATAGGAGATCCTACTAAAATTATTATAGATTTTGCTAAAAAACAAAATTTTAACACCAAAACACTGCAAGTTAATACAGCACAAGTTAGAAAAGTTGTATTTGGTTCACATAAAGGGTATTATCGTTTGGTAATATATCTTGATGGAAAATACAGTTATAAATATTCACATAGTGAAAACTTACATACATTTAACTATCGCTAA
- a CDS encoding group III truncated hemoglobin has translation MKFETINHEGIKKLMDVFYTKVRVDKDLGPIFNEKIGTDDESWKKHKEKIASFWAGMFLADPSYSGSPLRAHHELPPFPREFFDIWLNLFDESLQEVFEDEPRSIIIERARMIAQRFQMIIYDHRFA, from the coding sequence ATGAAATTTGAAACTATTAATCATGAGGGTATAAAAAAACTTATGGATGTTTTTTATACAAAGGTTAGAGTGGATAAAGATTTAGGACCTATTTTTAATGAAAAAATCGGCACAGATGATGAGAGTTGGAAAAAACATAAAGAAAAAATAGCAAGTTTTTGGGCAGGGATGTTTTTAGCTGATCCAAGTTATAGTGGTTCACCTTTGAGAGCTCATCATGAATTGCCTCCATTTCCAAGAGAATTTTTTGATATTTGGCTTAATTTATTTGATGAGAGTTTGCAAGAAGTTTTTGAAGATGAACCAAGAAGTATCATTATAGAAAGAGCTAGAATGATAGCCCAAAGATTTCAAATGATTATTTATGATCATAGATTTGCTTAA
- a CDS encoding cysteine permease: MTYTILPPNQFLDDYVLNVQLHQLANISKNAYKFWKNVQAARYQGTRVVFLHKKSILKKHQHLIQKCENLSGYVLASAFCSFTTLAPSHLVEKNNSQIYKILDIKEVCGVKFVNLKAFYDLLNLDYNYNIYIEKCHFFSPTPLEKRIKITESMCVGYY, encoded by the coding sequence ATGACTTATACTATTTTACCACCCAATCAATTCTTAGATGATTATGTCTTAAATGTGCAATTACATCAATTAGCAAATATCTCTAAAAATGCTTATAAATTTTGGAAAAACGTTCAAGCAGCACGCTATCAAGGCACAAGAGTGGTATTTTTACACAAAAAAAGTATTTTAAAAAAACACCAACATCTTATACAAAAATGTGAAAATTTAAGTGGCTATGTGTTAGCAAGTGCTTTTTGCTCATTTACCACTTTAGCCCCATCTCATTTAGTAGAAAAAAATAATTCTCAAATTTATAAAATCTTAGATATAAAAGAAGTATGTGGGGTTAAATTTGTAAATTTAAAGGCATTTTACGATCTTTTAAATCTAGATTATAATTATAATATTTACATCGAAAAATGCCATTTTTTTAGTCCCACTCCTTTGGAAAAGCGTATTAAAATCACTGAGAGTATGTGCGTTGGGTATTACTAA
- a CDS encoding MFS transporter, with amino-acid sequence MSKNLSKKDIKVLGLSSLGGTLEFYDFIIFVFFASYISKNFFPENLSPFWQMFNTYGIFAAGYLARPLGGIVMAHFGDKFGRKKMFMLSILLMVVPTFMLAFIPAYESIGYLCIVFLVFVRICQGIAIGGELPGAWVFVFEHAPKGQKRTYLGILTASVVGGILLGSFVFLIMNKLFTQEELYEWAWRIPFFLGGIFGIISAYLRKFLRETPVFEQMKKDKALEKFPLKEVFKKAKLGVVLSMLITWILTACIVVMILIIPSFMAKMLSIDASVQTYMQMLGIVVLVTGCILSGILADKIGIVKACVIFSLGFFLTCLFYFNALYTKTPDFNTVSVYYLSACFFAGVMNFCPLMMSEVFDAKIKFSGLSFSYNIAYALAGGFTPQLALFLHTIALGNLENIARFSLGFYMLAMAIISLICALMFKYLSNTQRTYSQ; translated from the coding sequence GTGAGTAAAAATCTTAGTAAAAAAGATATAAAAGTTTTAGGTCTTTCTTCTTTGGGAGGGACTTTAGAATTTTATGATTTTATCATTTTTGTATTTTTTGCAAGTTATATTTCTAAAAATTTCTTTCCTGAAAATTTAAGTCCATTTTGGCAAATGTTTAATACTTATGGAATTTTTGCTGCAGGATATTTAGCTAGACCGCTTGGCGGTATAGTTATGGCTCATTTTGGCGATAAATTTGGCCGTAAGAAAATGTTTATGCTTAGTATTTTGCTGATGGTTGTGCCAACTTTTATGCTTGCTTTTATACCTGCTTATGAAAGTATAGGGTATTTATGTATAGTATTTTTAGTATTTGTAAGGATTTGTCAAGGTATAGCTATAGGTGGGGAATTACCTGGTGCTTGGGTTTTTGTATTTGAGCATGCTCCAAAGGGTCAAAAACGCACTTATCTTGGAATTTTAACAGCTTCTGTGGTAGGTGGAATTTTACTTGGTAGTTTTGTGTTTTTGATAATGAATAAACTTTTCACGCAAGAAGAGCTTTATGAGTGGGCATGGAGAATTCCATTTTTCTTGGGAGGAATTTTTGGGATCATTTCTGCTTATTTGCGTAAATTTTTAAGAGAAACTCCTGTTTTTGAGCAAATGAAAAAAGATAAAGCCTTAGAAAAATTTCCTTTAAAAGAAGTGTTTAAAAAGGCTAAGCTAGGTGTTGTGCTTTCTATGTTGATAACTTGGATTTTAACTGCTTGCATTGTTGTGATGATTTTAATCATACCTTCTTTTATGGCAAAAATGTTAAGTATTGATGCAAGCGTTCAAACTTATATGCAAATGCTTGGTATAGTTGTGCTTGTAACTGGCTGTATATTAAGTGGAATTTTGGCTGATAAAATAGGTATAGTAAAAGCTTGTGTGATTTTTTCATTAGGATTTTTCTTAACTTGCTTGTTTTATTTTAATGCTCTTTATACTAAAACACCTGATTTTAATACAGTGAGTGTGTATTATTTAAGCGCTTGTTTTTTTGCTGGAGTGATGAATTTTTGCCCTTTAATGATGAGTGAAGTATTTGATGCTAAGATTAAATTTTCAGGACTTAGTTTTTCATATAATATAGCTTATGCATTAGCCGGTGGGTTTACCCCACAACTTGCTCTATTTTTACACACCATTGCTTTAGGAAATTTAGAAAATATTGCTCGTTTTTCTTTGGGATTTTATATGTTAGCTATGGCTATAATCTCACTTATTTGTGCTTTGATGTTTAAATATCTTAGTAATACCCAACGCACATACTCTCAGTGA
- a CDS encoding highly acidic protein, whose protein sequence is MAYDDEEFENYDDEMYDETDDNTYVNNQRSYNYDDDDYEYDDDYSDDDTYEMD, encoded by the coding sequence ATGGCTTATGATGATGAAGAATTTGAAAATTACGATGATGAAATGTATGATGAAACAGATGATAATACTTATGTAAATAATCAAAGATCGTATAATTACGATGATGATGATTATGAATACGATGATGATTATAGTGATGATGATACTTATGAGATGGATTAA
- the moaC gene encoding cyclic pyranopterin monophosphate synthase MoaC, with the protein MNLTHLDEKNHPKMVDVSQKDITQREACASGKIYMSKEAFEAIIENKAKKGPVLQTAITAAIMGAKQTSNLIPMCHPLMISKVQTHIEENKEEYSFKLFVTVKCEGKTGVEMESLTAVSIGLLTIYDMVKAIDKSMQITNIVLESKEGGKSGKYLRS; encoded by the coding sequence ATGAATTTAACGCATTTAGATGAAAAAAATCATCCCAAAATGGTAGATGTAAGTCAAAAAGATATCACTCAAAGAGAAGCTTGCGCAAGCGGTAAAATATACATGAGCAAAGAAGCATTTGAAGCTATCATTGAAAATAAAGCTAAAAAAGGACCTGTTTTGCAAACTGCCATCACAGCAGCCATCATGGGAGCTAAGCAAACTTCAAATCTCATTCCAATGTGTCATCCTTTAATGATTTCAAAAGTACAAACCCATATAGAAGAAAACAAAGAAGAATATTCTTTTAAACTTTTTGTGACCGTAAAATGCGAAGGAAAAACCGGAGTTGAAATGGAAAGCTTAACTGCTGTTAGCATTGGACTTTTAACTATTTATGATATGGTTAAGGCTATTGATAAGAGTATGCAAATTACTAATATAGTTTTAGAAAGTAAAGAAGGAGGAAAAAGTGGTAAATATCTGCGATCTTAA
- a CDS encoding DUF493 domain-containing protein — protein MVNICDLKKEPIINYPTFWDYKVVFEAGVDALEIFTQILNEREFKYKISNTSKQGTYKSYLLSVYVDSKSDRLNIFNQLKSKAKFVL, from the coding sequence GTGGTAAATATCTGCGATCTTAAAAAAGAACCTATTATAAATTACCCTACTTTTTGGGATTATAAAGTCGTTTTTGAAGCTGGGGTTGATGCTTTAGAAATTTTTACTCAAATACTTAATGAAAGAGAATTTAAATACAAAATCTCAAATACTAGCAAACAAGGAACATATAAAAGCTATCTTTTGAGTGTTTATGTAGATAGCAAAAGCGATCGTTTAAATATTTTTAATCAATTAAAAAGCAAAGCCAAATTTGTACTATAA